The following are from one region of the Siniperca chuatsi isolate FFG_IHB_CAS linkage group LG21, ASM2008510v1, whole genome shotgun sequence genome:
- the LOC122868624 gene encoding interferon-induced very large GTPase 1-like: protein MKEVSSLSLDKMKEFRMKPDRILIDQLCKCCWVTCPFCAAVCTNTLEDHSPDDHNVPFHRPSGINGWHKRNTVELSVDFCTTDVASDGRFYPHHDSEEVIPYKQYRTAGPGYADWRITADTSQLKYWTWFVCRFQKQLEDHYKLKFEGSGEIPSQWKTHSKEAAIKSLDEMFGL, encoded by the coding sequence ATGAAGGAAGTAAGCAGCCTCTCACTGGATAAGATGAAGGAATTCAGGATGAAGCCAGATCGAATCCTCATCGATCAGCTGTGTAAGTGCTGCTGGGTAACGTGTCCGTTCTGTGCAGCTGTTTGTACCAACACCCTGGAAGATCACAGTCCTGATGACCATAACGTGCCTTTTCATCGCCCCTCTGGGATTAATGGATGGCACAAAAGAAACACAGTGGAACTGAGTGTTGACTTCTGCACAACAGACGTTGCAAGTGATGGACGTTTTTACCCTCATCACGATTCAGAAGAGGTCATTCCCTATAAACAGTACCGAACTGCCGGCCCAGGGTATGCTGACTGGAGAATTACCGCTGATACGTCTCAGCTGAAATATTGGACATGGTTTGTGTGTCGATTTCAGAAGCAACTGGAAGACCACTATAAATTAAAATTCGAGGGCAGTGGAGAAATTCCCAGCCAGTGGAAAACACACTCTAAAGAAGCAGCTATTAAAAGTCTGGATGAAATGTTCGGCCTGTGA
- the LOC122868616 gene encoding cdc42 effector protein 1-like, which translates to MSLGKLPGIKGLVSGSQGKRRFKSELSVDMISPPLGDFRHTMHVGRGGEVFGDTSFLSNYGSSRDPGSPDSANSSKTTGFFTRTFRHVRKNSGQRPRGFSRDLSSPPPDISPIIKNAISLPQLNMDSPNGCRQRVLFPSSISSTDDSFCTYGLQSGFVTLPRLSRLDRQFQDGDIRKGSLPDSSGITLTRSDSLTSFTVDLGPSLMTEVLSLIDNPSCLQMSNHSQAAGKKEEGEQEEEEDDSSLTETPVQSPGATSPNPSMGSGSFSRIMNNRGQSCSSNWTEQEEERRSLRTPDMSAGSPQREEPVMEAERFQKAADVLSRHYGGGSFTKGTRISSNTTSPAVSHSSKTSYAFSEEEEEIKV; encoded by the exons ATGAGTCTGGGAAAACTGCCAGGGATTAAGGGCCTTGTGTCTGGCTCTCAGGGGAAACGCCGTTTCAAGAGCGAGCTCTCTGTGGATATGATCAGCCCGCCGCTGGGTGACTTCCGACATACTATGCATGTTGGTCGTGGTGGGGAGGTGTTTGGTGACACTTCCTTCCTTAGCAACTACGGAAGCTCCAgagatccaggaagtccagacTCGGCAAACAGTTCCAAGACAACCGGGTTCTTCACACGTACCTTTCGGCATGTGCGGAAGAACTCTGGGCAGCGGCCGCGAGGGTTTTCCCGTGACTTGTCATCCCCACCACCAGACATCTCACCTATCATCAAGAACGCCATCTCCCTGCCCCAGCTGAATATGGACTCCCCCAATGGGTGCCGACAGAGGGTGCTGTTTCCCAGCTCCATCAGCTCAACAGATGACTCCTTCTGCACATATG gtctgcagTCTGGGTTTGTCACTCTGCCCCGCCTCTCTCGCCTTGACAGACAGTTTCAAGATGGAGACATCCGGAAAGGGTCTCTACCGGACAGCAGTGGCATCACACTGACACGCTCAGACTCCCTCACCTCGTTCACTGTAGACCTTGGCCCTTCCCTTATGACTGAGGTACTGAGCTTGATTGACAACCCCAGCTGCCTTCAGATGTCCAATCACAGCCAGGCagcaggaaagaaagaggaaggagagcaagaggaagaagaggacgaCAGCTCTCTAACAGAGACGCCTGTGCAGAGCCCTGGGGCAACTTCACCCAACCCTTCCATGGGTAGCGGGTCATTCAGCAGGATCATGAACAACAGGGGGCAGTCTTGTAGCTCTAACTGGacagagcaagaggaggagaggaggtcaCTGAGGACACCAGATATGAGCGCTGGGTCTCCTCAAAGAGAGGAGCCTGTAATGGAGGCAGAGAGGTTCCAGAAAGCAGCTGACGTGCTGTCTCGCCATTATGGTGGAGGGTCCTTCACAAAGGGAACCAGGATAAGTAGCAACACCACCTCTCCTGCTGTTTcccacagcagcaaaacatcatATGCCTTTtctgaagaggaagaagagatcAAAGTCTAG